The Lycium barbarum isolate Lr01 chromosome 12, ASM1917538v2, whole genome shotgun sequence genome includes a region encoding these proteins:
- the LOC132623857 gene encoding DNA repair protein UVH3 isoform X1, translated as MGVQGLWDLIAPVGRRVSVETLAGKKLAIDASIWIIQFMKAMRDEKGEMVRNAHILGFFRRICKLLYLRTKPVFVFDGGTPALKRRTVIARRRQRENAQAKIRKTAEKLLLNHLKAMRLKEQSVDLENQRKQTDAKGKKVITEATGTMKNMAEGNGLVTENYDKEALDEMLAASIQAEEDGNFAEDASTSCAGASAENDNSDEDEEMILPAMQGKVDPSVLAALPPSMQLDLLGQMRERLMAENRQKYQKVKKAPEKFSELQIQAYLKTVAFRREISEVQKSAAGRGIGGVRTSRIASEANREFIFSSSFTGDKDVLASAGDDQTSKKPSAVQTENNLANAASVAATRKSSSVLESIVTEPEREFNDDVETYLDERGNIRVSRLRAMGVRMTRDLQRNLDLMKEIEEESMTRNKDSSDVPTVSDTAVHSPGNVSDTISHLNSSNPDDDGKACLNNKSKESELRSGTTIQISFEDKFEHDCANDDDDIFARLVAGDPVMEFPMDHSPSKKQSLDSASDVEWEEGVIEEKGDLLSNDSQGEGQAPLDKDGMDDEAEVEWEEGCLDIREEPSLLPSDSRSAYKGALEEEANYQEAVRRSLEDLRDHRSIDKFHEKEMSKEAIQMVTQGTSIESVGQENYCPNTHENLQQKDLSPEIQTPDLHGTVHEMDIAGSNNCLGTPLGEQFQANSGDRNMQIENATSHADRNLQIEKATSHTDRNYCDIHMEPTIPLDGSEVDMIKKKIADTTVEVSSNTRSASHVTSIEQSTFNDLPNASTSDAQQYESGAASHHYTHESTELIKAFSEGFITDIDSAQNLDEEVACDGPLFGGRDLLGNLDSAGSKEDQKVMMASLEEEMQVLDKEREKLGDEQRKLERNAESVSSEMFAECQELLQMFGLPYIIAPMEAEAQCAYMELTNLVDGVVTDDSDAFLFGARSVYKNIFDDRKYVETYFMKDVENELGLDREKIIRMALLLGSDYTEGVSGIGIVNAIEVVNAFPEEDGLQKFREWVESPDPSILGGLDAQAGSSSRKRGCKVGDPDMSCSTSNLEGNTASDENVHRSEDRADKLKQIFMNKHRNISKNWHIPSSFPSSAVISAYVSPRVDKSTEPFAWGKPDVSVLRKVCWEKFGWTSQKADELLLPVLKEYNKHETQLRLEAFYSFNERFAKIRSKRIKKAVKYMTGNKSSDLMHGSVRDAPGSSKKSVVKSNDMNEEKIEDPLRGPDYEETETKRSAVGKKSRKRKGEHLQPEHLEPPEGEGSKRNASKKSSGSIGGRKTAGSVGKASKKSCSRSSKASFEGETDSDIEQQSQIEKLEKPNQSRRSERHRKILNYSDLRDDESDEADKDGGDSATEKLERRESGADVGIAECYPADSSKMNENNASNDYSPQELSNLETGAGVETGGTERESTVKPSFGETYDPVPGDLLSKEYLKMGGGFCLEEDDGDMEHETKAYKEECLKMGGGFCLEEDDRDTAHETKATSPILSVECSDIYSSSQLLGDENSGNASNQLISSPSKKTSEKQCEAGIGASEIDQDLNNTTNTTCHKVSPHQENMENNDYAPSSVFLRAMPNLRKRKKNS; from the exons ATGGGCGTTCAAGGTCTCTGGGATCTCATCGCCCCCGTTGGCCGCCGCGTGTCCGTCGAAACCCTCGCCGGTAAAAAACTGGCAATCG ATGCGAGTATATGGATTATACAATTCATGAAAGCAATGCGAGATGAAAAGGGAGAGATGGTGCGGAATGCTCACATTTTGGGATTTTTCCGTCGAATTTGCAAGTTACTCTACCTTCGGACCAAGCCAGTCTTTGTATTTGATGGCGGCACACCAGCCCTGAAGCGTAGAACAGTGATCGCGCGTCGACGCCAGCGGGAAAATGCTCAGGCCAAAATTAGGAAAACTGCTGAAAAATTGCTCCTCAATCAT CTTAAGGCAATGAGGCTCAAAGAGCAGTCTGTGGATCTGGAGAACCAGAGGAAACAGACTGATGCAAAGGGTAAAAAGGTTATCACAGAGGCAACTGGAACTATGAAGAACATGGCCGAAGGAAATGGCTTGGTCACAGAGAATTATGATAAAGAAGCACTGGATGAGAT GTTGGCAGCTTCTATTCAAGCAGAGGAAGACGGGAATTTTGCTGAGGATGCATCAACATCTTGTGCTGGGGCTTCTGCTGAAAATGATAACTCCGATGAAGACGAAGAGATGATACTG CCAGCAATGCAAGGAAAAGTTGATCCTTCTGTTTTAGCTGCTTTGCCTCCATCAATGCAACTTGATCTTCTTGGTCAG ATGAGGGAGAGATTGATGGCAGAGAACAGACAAAAGTATCAGAAGGTCAAGAAG GCCCCGGAAAAGTTCTCAGAACTGCAAATACAAGCTTATCTGAAAACTGTTGCTTTCCGTCGCGAGATAAGTGAAGTGCAGAAATCTGCTGCTGGAAGGGGAATAGGCGGTGTTCGGACTTCAAGGATTGCTTCTGAAGCAAATAGGGAGTTCATTTTCTCCTCGTCTTTTACTGGGGACAAAGA TGTCCTTGCATCTGCTGGGGACGATCAAACTAGTAAGAAGCCAAGTGCAGTTCAGACAGAAAATAATTTGGCAAATGCTGCGAGTGTTGCTGCAACAAGGAAATCTAGTAGTGTGCTAGAATCGATTGTGACTGAACCTGAAAGGGAATTTAATGATGATGTGGAGACATATCTGGATGAGAGGGGTAATATTCGAGTCAGCAGACTGAGAGCCATGGGTGTTCGCATGACTCGAGATTTACAGAGAAATTTAGATTTGATGAAAGAGATAGAGGAGGAGAGTATGACCAGAAACAAAGATTCTAGCGATGTGCCTACCGTAAGTGACACTGCTGTACATTCCCCTGGAAATGTCTCTGATACAATTTCGCATTTGAACTCATCCAATCCAGATGATGATGGGAAGGCTTGTTTAAACAACAAAAGTAAAGAGTCTGAGTTGAGAAGCGGGACTACAATTCAGATATCTTTTGAAGATAAGTTTGAACATGATTGtgccaatgatgatgatgatatatttgCGCGTTTAGTGGCAGGTGATCCAGTGATGGAATTTCCTATGGATCATTCCCCCTCAAAGAAACAGTCTCTAGATTCTGCTTCGGACGTTGAGTGGGAGGAAGGAGTGATTGAAGAGAAAGGTGACTTGCTAAGCAATGACTCTCAAGGGGAAGGTCAGGCTCCACTGGATAAAGATGGCATGGATGATGAGGCTGAAGTAGAATGGGAAGAAGGATGTTTAGATATTCGCGAGGAGCCTTCGTTACTTCCATCGGATTCAAGAAGTGCTTATAAAGGTGCTTTGGAAGAAGAAGCCAATTATCAGGAAGCAGTAAGGAGGAGTCTTGAGGATTTGAGAGATCATAGATCCATAGATaaatttcatgagaaagagatgTCCAAAGAAGCTATTCAAATGGTTACTCAGGGTACTAGTATTGAATCTGTTGGTCAAGAGAACTATTGTCCAAATACACACGAAAATCTTCAACAGAAAGATTTATCACCTGAAATTCAGACTCCTGACTTGCATGGTACTGTACATGAGATGGATATTGCAGGGAGTAATAACTGTTTGGGTACCCCTTTGGGAGAACAATTTCAAGCTAATTCTGGTGACAGAAATATGCAGATTGAAAATGCAACCAGTCATGCTGATAGAAATTTGCAGATTGAAAAAGCAACCAGTCATACTGACAGAAATTATTGTGATATACATATGGAACCGACCATTCCACTTGATGGATCAGAGGTTGACATGATTAAAAAGAAGATAGCAGATACCACTGTTGAGGTTTCGAGTAACACAAGAAGTGCTTCACATGTTACTTCTATAGAACAATCAACATTTAATGATTTGCCGAATGCAAGTACCTCTGATGCCCAACAATATGAATCTGGAGCTGCCTCACATCATTATACACATGAGTCGACAGAACTCATCAAAGCTTTCAGCGAGGGTTTTATAACTGATATTGATAGTGCACAAAACCTAGACGAGGAAGTTGCTTGTGATGGCCCATTATTTGGAGGAAGGGATCTCTTGGGCAATTTGGATTCTGCAGGTAGCAAAGAAGATCAAAAAGTTATGATGGCTAGTTTGGAGGAGGAGATGCAGGTATTGGATAAAGAGCGTGAAAAACTAGGAGATGAGCAGAGAAAGCTTGAGCGTAATGCAGAGTCTGTTAGCTCTGAAATGTTTGCAGAGTGCCAG GAGTTGCTCCAAATGTTTGGCTTGCCCTATATCATAGCTCCAATGGAAGCTGAAGCCCAATGTGCTTACATGGAACTTACAAATCTTGTTGATGGTGTGGTTACTGATGACTCTGATGCGTTCTTGTTTGGTGCTCGAAGTGTATACAAGAACATATTTGATGATCGCAAATATGTAGAGACATACTTTATGAAG GATGTGGAGAATGAGCTTGGGTTGGATAGAGAAAAGATAATTCGTATGGCATTGCTCCTTGGGAGCGATTATACTGAAGGAGTGAG TGGGATTGGTATTGTTAATGCCATTGAAGTTGTAAATGCATTTCCTGAGGAAGATGGTCTTCAGAAATTTCGTGAGTGGGTGGAATCGCCAGATCCATCCATTCTCGGGGGGCTTGATGCACAGGCAGGTTCCAGCTCTAGGAAGAGAGGGTGTAAAGTTGGTGATCCTGATATGAGTTGCTCAACCAGCAATCTTGAAGGCAATACTGCATCTGATGAGAATGTCCACAGGTCCGAGGACAGAGCTGACAAGTTGAAGCAGATTTTCATGAATAAACAT AGAAATATTAGTAAAAACTGGCATATTCCTTCTTCGTTTCCGAGTAGTGCTGTAATTTCAGCATATGTGTCTCCGCGAGTTGACAAGTCAACAGAGCCTTTTGCATGGGGGAAGCCTGATGTTTCTGTTCTTCGCAA AGTTTGTTGGGAGAAATTCGGCTGGACCAGCCAGAAGGCAGATGAATTGCTACTACCGGTTCTGAAAGAGTACAACAAACATGAG ACACAACTTCGACTGGAAGCCTTCTACTCCTTCAATGAGAGATTTGCAAAAATTCGTAGCAAGAGGATAAAGAAGGCTGTTAAATATATGACAGGGAACAAATCCAGTGATTTAATGCATGGAAGTGTACGAGATGCTCCTGGAAGCTCTAAAAAAAGTGTAGTAAAATCTAATGATATGAATGAGGAAAAGATAGAGGATCCTCTGAGGGGACCTGATTATGAGGAGACTGAAACAAAAAGAAGTGCAGTTGGAAAGAAGTCAAGAAAAAGGAAAGGAGAGCATTTGCAGCCTGAACATTTGGAACCACCAGAGGGAGAAGGAAGCAAGAGAAACGCCAGTAAGAAATCAAGTGGTAGTATAGGAGGACGGAAAACAGCTGGATCTGTGGGGAAGGCAAGTAAGAAATCCTGTTCCAGATCCTCCAAAGCAAGCTTCGAGGGGGAAACAGATAGTGATATAGAGCAACAATCACAAATTGAGAAACTTGAAAAGCCAAATCAATCTAGAAGA TCAGAGCGTCATCGGAAAATACTAAATTACAGTGATTTGAGAGATGATGAGTCTGATGAAGCTGACAAAGATGGTGGAGATTCTGCTACTGAAAAGTTAGAAAGGAGAGAATCAGGAGCAGATGTGGGCATAGCTGAATGTTATCCTGCTGATTCTAGTAAGATGAATGAGAACAATGCAAGTAATGATTACTCTCCTCAAGAATTGTCAAACCTTGAAACAGGTGCTGGTGTCGAAACAGGTGGGACAGAGAGGGAATCTACTGTTAAGCCAAGTTTTGGTGAAACTTATGATCCTGTTCCTGGGGATCTTTTGTCTAAGGAGTACCTTAAAATGGGGGGTGGGTTTTGCTTAGAGGAAGATGATGGAGATATGGAGCATGAGACAAAAGCTTATAAGGAGGAGTGCCTTAAAATGGGGGGTGGGTTTTGCTTAGAGGAAGATGATAGAGATACGGCGCATGAGACAAAAGCTACTAGCCCTATCTTATCAGTTGAGTGTTCTGATATTTATAGTTCTTCTCAGCTTTTGGGAGATGAGAATTCTGGTAATGCTTCAAACCAATTGATTTCTAGCCCCTCGAAGAAAACGAGTGAGAAGCAATGTGAAGCAGGGATAGGTGCATCTGAAATTGACCAAGATTTAAACAACACAACTAATACTACTTGTCACAAGGTGTCACCGCACCAAGAAAATATGGAGAACAATGATTATGCGCCCAGTTCAGTATTTCTTCGTGCAATGCCAAATTTGAGGAAGCGGAAGAAGAATAGCTGA
- the LOC132623857 gene encoding DNA repair protein UVH3 isoform X2 translates to MAWSQRIMIKKHWMRSSIQAEEDGNFAEDASTSCAGASAENDNSDEDEEMILPAMQGKVDPSVLAALPPSMQLDLLGQMRERLMAENRQKYQKVKKAPEKFSELQIQAYLKTVAFRREISEVQKSAAGRGIGGVRTSRIASEANREFIFSSSFTGDKDVLASAGDDQTSKKPSAVQTENNLANAASVAATRKSSSVLESIVTEPEREFNDDVETYLDERGNIRVSRLRAMGVRMTRDLQRNLDLMKEIEEESMTRNKDSSDVPTVSDTAVHSPGNVSDTISHLNSSNPDDDGKACLNNKSKESELRSGTTIQISFEDKFEHDCANDDDDIFARLVAGDPVMEFPMDHSPSKKQSLDSASDVEWEEGVIEEKGDLLSNDSQGEGQAPLDKDGMDDEAEVEWEEGCLDIREEPSLLPSDSRSAYKGALEEEANYQEAVRRSLEDLRDHRSIDKFHEKEMSKEAIQMVTQGTSIESVGQENYCPNTHENLQQKDLSPEIQTPDLHGTVHEMDIAGSNNCLGTPLGEQFQANSGDRNMQIENATSHADRNLQIEKATSHTDRNYCDIHMEPTIPLDGSEVDMIKKKIADTTVEVSSNTRSASHVTSIEQSTFNDLPNASTSDAQQYESGAASHHYTHESTELIKAFSEGFITDIDSAQNLDEEVACDGPLFGGRDLLGNLDSAGSKEDQKVMMASLEEEMQVLDKEREKLGDEQRKLERNAESVSSEMFAECQELLQMFGLPYIIAPMEAEAQCAYMELTNLVDGVVTDDSDAFLFGARSVYKNIFDDRKYVETYFMKDVENELGLDREKIIRMALLLGSDYTEGVSGIGIVNAIEVVNAFPEEDGLQKFREWVESPDPSILGGLDAQAGSSSRKRGCKVGDPDMSCSTSNLEGNTASDENVHRSEDRADKLKQIFMNKHRNISKNWHIPSSFPSSAVISAYVSPRVDKSTEPFAWGKPDVSVLRKVCWEKFGWTSQKADELLLPVLKEYNKHETQLRLEAFYSFNERFAKIRSKRIKKAVKYMTGNKSSDLMHGSVRDAPGSSKKSVVKSNDMNEEKIEDPLRGPDYEETETKRSAVGKKSRKRKGEHLQPEHLEPPEGEGSKRNASKKSSGSIGGRKTAGSVGKASKKSCSRSSKASFEGETDSDIEQQSQIEKLEKPNQSRRSERHRKILNYSDLRDDESDEADKDGGDSATEKLERRESGADVGIAECYPADSSKMNENNASNDYSPQELSNLETGAGVETGGTERESTVKPSFGETYDPVPGDLLSKEYLKMGGGFCLEEDDGDMEHETKAYKEECLKMGGGFCLEEDDRDTAHETKATSPILSVECSDIYSSSQLLGDENSGNASNQLISSPSKKTSEKQCEAGIGASEIDQDLNNTTNTTCHKVSPHQENMENNDYAPSSVFLRAMPNLRKRKKNS, encoded by the exons ATGGCTTGGTCACAGAGAATTATGATAAAGAAGCACTGGATGAGAT CTTCTATTCAAGCAGAGGAAGACGGGAATTTTGCTGAGGATGCATCAACATCTTGTGCTGGGGCTTCTGCTGAAAATGATAACTCCGATGAAGACGAAGAGATGATACTG CCAGCAATGCAAGGAAAAGTTGATCCTTCTGTTTTAGCTGCTTTGCCTCCATCAATGCAACTTGATCTTCTTGGTCAG ATGAGGGAGAGATTGATGGCAGAGAACAGACAAAAGTATCAGAAGGTCAAGAAG GCCCCGGAAAAGTTCTCAGAACTGCAAATACAAGCTTATCTGAAAACTGTTGCTTTCCGTCGCGAGATAAGTGAAGTGCAGAAATCTGCTGCTGGAAGGGGAATAGGCGGTGTTCGGACTTCAAGGATTGCTTCTGAAGCAAATAGGGAGTTCATTTTCTCCTCGTCTTTTACTGGGGACAAAGA TGTCCTTGCATCTGCTGGGGACGATCAAACTAGTAAGAAGCCAAGTGCAGTTCAGACAGAAAATAATTTGGCAAATGCTGCGAGTGTTGCTGCAACAAGGAAATCTAGTAGTGTGCTAGAATCGATTGTGACTGAACCTGAAAGGGAATTTAATGATGATGTGGAGACATATCTGGATGAGAGGGGTAATATTCGAGTCAGCAGACTGAGAGCCATGGGTGTTCGCATGACTCGAGATTTACAGAGAAATTTAGATTTGATGAAAGAGATAGAGGAGGAGAGTATGACCAGAAACAAAGATTCTAGCGATGTGCCTACCGTAAGTGACACTGCTGTACATTCCCCTGGAAATGTCTCTGATACAATTTCGCATTTGAACTCATCCAATCCAGATGATGATGGGAAGGCTTGTTTAAACAACAAAAGTAAAGAGTCTGAGTTGAGAAGCGGGACTACAATTCAGATATCTTTTGAAGATAAGTTTGAACATGATTGtgccaatgatgatgatgatatatttgCGCGTTTAGTGGCAGGTGATCCAGTGATGGAATTTCCTATGGATCATTCCCCCTCAAAGAAACAGTCTCTAGATTCTGCTTCGGACGTTGAGTGGGAGGAAGGAGTGATTGAAGAGAAAGGTGACTTGCTAAGCAATGACTCTCAAGGGGAAGGTCAGGCTCCACTGGATAAAGATGGCATGGATGATGAGGCTGAAGTAGAATGGGAAGAAGGATGTTTAGATATTCGCGAGGAGCCTTCGTTACTTCCATCGGATTCAAGAAGTGCTTATAAAGGTGCTTTGGAAGAAGAAGCCAATTATCAGGAAGCAGTAAGGAGGAGTCTTGAGGATTTGAGAGATCATAGATCCATAGATaaatttcatgagaaagagatgTCCAAAGAAGCTATTCAAATGGTTACTCAGGGTACTAGTATTGAATCTGTTGGTCAAGAGAACTATTGTCCAAATACACACGAAAATCTTCAACAGAAAGATTTATCACCTGAAATTCAGACTCCTGACTTGCATGGTACTGTACATGAGATGGATATTGCAGGGAGTAATAACTGTTTGGGTACCCCTTTGGGAGAACAATTTCAAGCTAATTCTGGTGACAGAAATATGCAGATTGAAAATGCAACCAGTCATGCTGATAGAAATTTGCAGATTGAAAAAGCAACCAGTCATACTGACAGAAATTATTGTGATATACATATGGAACCGACCATTCCACTTGATGGATCAGAGGTTGACATGATTAAAAAGAAGATAGCAGATACCACTGTTGAGGTTTCGAGTAACACAAGAAGTGCTTCACATGTTACTTCTATAGAACAATCAACATTTAATGATTTGCCGAATGCAAGTACCTCTGATGCCCAACAATATGAATCTGGAGCTGCCTCACATCATTATACACATGAGTCGACAGAACTCATCAAAGCTTTCAGCGAGGGTTTTATAACTGATATTGATAGTGCACAAAACCTAGACGAGGAAGTTGCTTGTGATGGCCCATTATTTGGAGGAAGGGATCTCTTGGGCAATTTGGATTCTGCAGGTAGCAAAGAAGATCAAAAAGTTATGATGGCTAGTTTGGAGGAGGAGATGCAGGTATTGGATAAAGAGCGTGAAAAACTAGGAGATGAGCAGAGAAAGCTTGAGCGTAATGCAGAGTCTGTTAGCTCTGAAATGTTTGCAGAGTGCCAG GAGTTGCTCCAAATGTTTGGCTTGCCCTATATCATAGCTCCAATGGAAGCTGAAGCCCAATGTGCTTACATGGAACTTACAAATCTTGTTGATGGTGTGGTTACTGATGACTCTGATGCGTTCTTGTTTGGTGCTCGAAGTGTATACAAGAACATATTTGATGATCGCAAATATGTAGAGACATACTTTATGAAG GATGTGGAGAATGAGCTTGGGTTGGATAGAGAAAAGATAATTCGTATGGCATTGCTCCTTGGGAGCGATTATACTGAAGGAGTGAG TGGGATTGGTATTGTTAATGCCATTGAAGTTGTAAATGCATTTCCTGAGGAAGATGGTCTTCAGAAATTTCGTGAGTGGGTGGAATCGCCAGATCCATCCATTCTCGGGGGGCTTGATGCACAGGCAGGTTCCAGCTCTAGGAAGAGAGGGTGTAAAGTTGGTGATCCTGATATGAGTTGCTCAACCAGCAATCTTGAAGGCAATACTGCATCTGATGAGAATGTCCACAGGTCCGAGGACAGAGCTGACAAGTTGAAGCAGATTTTCATGAATAAACAT AGAAATATTAGTAAAAACTGGCATATTCCTTCTTCGTTTCCGAGTAGTGCTGTAATTTCAGCATATGTGTCTCCGCGAGTTGACAAGTCAACAGAGCCTTTTGCATGGGGGAAGCCTGATGTTTCTGTTCTTCGCAA AGTTTGTTGGGAGAAATTCGGCTGGACCAGCCAGAAGGCAGATGAATTGCTACTACCGGTTCTGAAAGAGTACAACAAACATGAG ACACAACTTCGACTGGAAGCCTTCTACTCCTTCAATGAGAGATTTGCAAAAATTCGTAGCAAGAGGATAAAGAAGGCTGTTAAATATATGACAGGGAACAAATCCAGTGATTTAATGCATGGAAGTGTACGAGATGCTCCTGGAAGCTCTAAAAAAAGTGTAGTAAAATCTAATGATATGAATGAGGAAAAGATAGAGGATCCTCTGAGGGGACCTGATTATGAGGAGACTGAAACAAAAAGAAGTGCAGTTGGAAAGAAGTCAAGAAAAAGGAAAGGAGAGCATTTGCAGCCTGAACATTTGGAACCACCAGAGGGAGAAGGAAGCAAGAGAAACGCCAGTAAGAAATCAAGTGGTAGTATAGGAGGACGGAAAACAGCTGGATCTGTGGGGAAGGCAAGTAAGAAATCCTGTTCCAGATCCTCCAAAGCAAGCTTCGAGGGGGAAACAGATAGTGATATAGAGCAACAATCACAAATTGAGAAACTTGAAAAGCCAAATCAATCTAGAAGA TCAGAGCGTCATCGGAAAATACTAAATTACAGTGATTTGAGAGATGATGAGTCTGATGAAGCTGACAAAGATGGTGGAGATTCTGCTACTGAAAAGTTAGAAAGGAGAGAATCAGGAGCAGATGTGGGCATAGCTGAATGTTATCCTGCTGATTCTAGTAAGATGAATGAGAACAATGCAAGTAATGATTACTCTCCTCAAGAATTGTCAAACCTTGAAACAGGTGCTGGTGTCGAAACAGGTGGGACAGAGAGGGAATCTACTGTTAAGCCAAGTTTTGGTGAAACTTATGATCCTGTTCCTGGGGATCTTTTGTCTAAGGAGTACCTTAAAATGGGGGGTGGGTTTTGCTTAGAGGAAGATGATGGAGATATGGAGCATGAGACAAAAGCTTATAAGGAGGAGTGCCTTAAAATGGGGGGTGGGTTTTGCTTAGAGGAAGATGATAGAGATACGGCGCATGAGACAAAAGCTACTAGCCCTATCTTATCAGTTGAGTGTTCTGATATTTATAGTTCTTCTCAGCTTTTGGGAGATGAGAATTCTGGTAATGCTTCAAACCAATTGATTTCTAGCCCCTCGAAGAAAACGAGTGAGAAGCAATGTGAAGCAGGGATAGGTGCATCTGAAATTGACCAAGATTTAAACAACACAACTAATACTACTTGTCACAAGGTGTCACCGCACCAAGAAAATATGGAGAACAATGATTATGCGCCCAGTTCAGTATTTCTTCGTGCAATGCCAAATTTGAGGAAGCGGAAGAAGAATAGCTGA